A single window of Desulfuromonadales bacterium DNA harbors:
- a CDS encoding ADP-ribosylglycohydrolase family protein, which yields MADTTIQDRAAGAVMGAFIGDALGLGPHWYYDLAELRRDYGEWITGYTDPRPGRYHAGFRAGQLSQAGFILTLMVRSLVDRGGYDEADFCRRLDEDLFPLLDGTPVSGPGGYTSQSIREAWRRRVQQQLPWGQTGGHADTTEAIERILAIAVRYACQPGRLASAITANTILTQSDDTVVSMTVAYGAVLGLLVQGHPLDTKLSGKLMDLVKTGELPFHAVTRADLQPPRPGDPDPPRAGRFASPDALLTPSYMAAAAADPDIRIEPAWKVSIVYGMPCAIYHQLPAAYYLAARFPDDFEAAVLHAVNGGGQNQARTILAGALAGAQTGLSGIPQRFLDGLQDAATLGNLAVELASKVGDSTGSQ from the coding sequence ATGGCAGACACCACCATTCAGGACCGCGCGGCCGGCGCCGTCATGGGCGCCTTCATCGGCGATGCTCTGGGCCTCGGCCCGCACTGGTATTACGACCTCGCTGAACTGCGCCGTGATTACGGCGAATGGATCACCGGCTACACCGATCCCAGGCCCGGCCGCTACCATGCAGGGTTCAGGGCCGGCCAGCTTTCCCAGGCGGGCTTCATCCTCACCCTCATGGTCCGCTCCCTCGTTGACCGCGGCGGCTATGACGAGGCGGACTTCTGCCGCCGGCTGGACGAAGACCTCTTTCCGCTTCTCGACGGCACGCCGGTGAGCGGGCCGGGCGGTTACACCAGCCAGTCGATTCGCGAGGCCTGGCGGCGCCGCGTACAGCAGCAGCTGCCGTGGGGGCAGACCGGCGGCCACGCCGACACCACCGAAGCCATCGAGCGCATCCTCGCCATCGCCGTGCGCTATGCCTGCCAGCCCGGACGACTCGCCTCGGCCATCACGGCCAACACCATCCTGACCCAGAGCGACGACACCGTGGTTTCGATGACCGTCGCCTACGGCGCAGTGCTGGGCCTTCTGGTGCAGGGGCATCCACTGGACACGAAACTGTCCGGCAAGCTTATGGATCTGGTCAAAACCGGGGAACTCCCCTTTCACGCCGTGACCCGCGCGGATCTCCAGCCACCCCGCCCGGGCGATCCCGATCCCCCCCGCGCCGGCCGATTCGCCTCACCCGATGCCCTGCTGACACCTTCCTACATGGCCGCCGCCGCAGCGGACCCGGACATCCGCATCGAGCCGGCATGGAAGGTGTCCATCGTTTACGGCATGCCCTGCGCCATCTATCACCAGCTCCCCGCCGCCTACTACCTTGCCGCGCGCTTCCCCGACGATTTCGAAGCCGCCGTGCTGCATGCCGTCAATGGCGGCGGGCAAAATCAGGCGCGGACTATCCTCGCCGGCGCCCTGGCCGGTGCTCAGACCGGCCTCTCCGGCATTCCTCAGCGCTTCCTCGATGGACTGCAGGACGCCGCAACGCTCGGCAACCTGGCCGTCGAACTTGCTTCAAAGGTTGGCGATTCCACCGGTTCTCAGTAG
- a CDS encoding TerC family protein: MNSLWMWLGFNLFVLVLLALDLGLLHRKDKEVGIREALLLSLGYFVLALIFGAGVFHFLGANAGVEFFTGYLLEKSLSVDNIFVFVLIFSHFSVPPQYQHRVLFWGILGALVMRAALILTGAAIIESFHWVIYIFGAFLVFTGAKMLATINQKPDMEGNRLVRLIRRRFRVTENFEGHKFFTRRDGLLYLTPLMVVLILVEVTDVVFALDSIPAIFAITTDPFIVYTSNVFAILGLRALYFALVGIIHRFHYLKYGLSLVLMVVGAKMLINAAFGKVIPTEVALLITALLIGGSMLVSVIKTRRLPEAAGTEEAIHGWVPGSPATKSESGAKVPPKTRQ; the protein is encoded by the coding sequence GTGAATTCCCTCTGGATGTGGCTCGGCTTCAACCTTTTTGTTCTAGTACTGCTGGCCCTCGACCTCGGCCTGCTCCACCGCAAGGATAAGGAGGTGGGGATTCGGGAAGCCCTCCTGCTCAGCCTTGGCTATTTCGTACTGGCGCTGATCTTCGGGGCCGGGGTCTTTCATTTCCTCGGCGCAAATGCCGGGGTCGAGTTTTTCACCGGCTACCTGCTCGAGAAGAGCCTGAGCGTCGACAATATTTTTGTCTTCGTTTTGATCTTCAGCCATTTCTCGGTCCCGCCCCAGTACCAGCACCGGGTCCTGTTCTGGGGCATCCTGGGCGCCCTGGTGATGCGCGCCGCGCTGATCCTGACCGGCGCGGCGATCATCGAGTCCTTCCACTGGGTCATCTACATCTTCGGCGCCTTCCTCGTCTTCACCGGAGCCAAGATGCTGGCGACGATCAACCAGAAGCCTGACATGGAGGGGAACCGCCTGGTCCGCCTGATCCGTCGTCGATTCCGGGTGACGGAAAACTTTGAGGGGCACAAGTTTTTTACCCGCCGCGACGGTCTGCTTTACCTGACGCCGCTGATGGTGGTTCTGATCCTGGTCGAAGTCACCGATGTGGTGTTCGCGCTCGACTCCATCCCGGCCATTTTTGCGATTACCACCGACCCGTTCATCGTCTATACTTCCAACGTCTTCGCCATCCTCGGGCTGCGGGCGCTCTATTTCGCCCTGGTCGGCATCATCCACCGGTTTCACTATCTCAAGTATGGCCTGTCGCTGGTGCTCATGGTGGTCGGTGCAAAGATGCTCATCAACGCGGCTTTCGGCAAGGTCATCCCTACGGAGGTTGCACTGCTGATCACCGCCCTGCTGATCGGCGGTTCGATGCTGGTATCGGTCATCAAGACACGGCGCCTGCCCGAAGCGGCCGGCACGGAGGAAGCCATCCACGGTTGGGTGCCGGGCAGCCCTGCTACCAAATCCGAATCCGGCGCGAAGGTCCCGCCCAAAACCAGGCAGTGA